One genomic segment of Rivularia sp. PCC 7116 includes these proteins:
- a CDS encoding DUF262 domain-containing protein, translating into MSNSSVQFSPSSVQKELSIRSEPIQRIYNFYINNIFYVNRRYQRKLVWTIEEKRAFIDSILQGFPVPIILLAQTDKEGKSVFEIIDGMQRLNAITSFIEGEFEIDGKFFDLATMVESKSCFDQGIVNQKTPILERSVCEVIASYVMPLSVYSFNDEDKIDEVFRRINSNGKYLSRQELRTSGATAYFPELVRKISSEIRTDISASDILLLNDMKLISITNKDLEYGIKIDDIFWVVNNVLTKEKFRESNDEEIVADLVAYMALPEVTGSSSERLDEFYGVKGSSKQEEIEIALQKINPEKIRERFLKVYDQIRQILDESKCRFSELIFPRPLQSMPRYFQIVFLSIHDLMFKENMEVKSYKILVSKLKNIGQHITITTGGNWSAKNKNTNISAVIGIIKDAFKKKKQADPATDSWLTEFETLLTQSKTEQTLFDFKQGFTRLDGKGEFDEASFSKIIKTLTAMANHSCSAVGYICVGVADNEADAKRIENLYSIKNVEYNKFKITGIGHEATRLKGNLDNFFKWLIQKVKSQPIEQAVKDNIGTNIKIVNYYSKDVVVFSIKGGKAPVMYDNRYYQRIGANVEEVEPAGYLEFFLKFS; encoded by the coding sequence TTTATAACTTTTATATTAATAATATTTTTTACGTTAACAGAAGATATCAGAGAAAATTAGTCTGGACAATTGAGGAAAAGAGAGCATTTATTGACTCAATACTACAAGGTTTCCCTGTACCAATAATATTATTAGCCCAAACAGATAAAGAAGGTAAATCTGTCTTTGAAATTATAGATGGAATGCAAAGGTTAAATGCAATAACATCTTTTATAGAAGGTGAATTTGAAATTGATGGTAAGTTTTTTGATCTAGCAACAATGGTCGAGTCTAAATCTTGTTTTGATCAAGGAATAGTTAATCAAAAAACACCAATACTAGAACGAAGTGTATGTGAAGTTATAGCTAGTTATGTAATGCCGCTTTCAGTTTATTCATTTAATGATGAAGATAAAATTGATGAAGTATTCAGAAGAATTAATTCAAATGGTAAATATTTGTCTAGACAAGAACTAAGAACTTCTGGGGCAACAGCTTATTTTCCTGAACTAGTTAGAAAAATATCTAGTGAAATAAGAACAGATATCTCAGCTTCGGATATACTACTTTTAAATGATATGAAATTAATAAGTATAACGAATAAAGACCTTGAATATGGAATCAAGATTGATGATATTTTTTGGGTTGTAAATAATGTTTTAACAAAAGAAAAGTTTAGAGAGTCTAACGATGAAGAAATAGTCGCAGATTTAGTTGCTTATATGGCATTACCAGAAGTCACAGGAAGCAGTTCCGAAAGATTAGATGAATTTTATGGAGTAAAAGGAAGCTCAAAACAAGAAGAAATTGAAATAGCACTCCAAAAAATTAATCCGGAAAAAATTAGAGAAAGATTTTTAAAGGTATATGACCAAATACGTCAGATTCTAGATGAATCGAAGTGTAGATTTAGTGAATTGATATTTCCACGACCACTGCAAAGTATGCCTCGCTATTTTCAAATAGTTTTTTTAAGTATTCATGATTTGATGTTTAAAGAAAATATGGAAGTAAAGAGCTATAAAATACTTGTATCAAAATTAAAAAATATAGGTCAACATATTACAATAACAACAGGAGGTAACTGGAGTGCGAAAAACAAAAATACTAATATAAGTGCGGTTATAGGCATTATAAAAGATGCATTTAAAAAGAAGAAACAGGCAGATCCTGCTACTGATAGTTGGTTAACTGAATTTGAAACACTATTAACACAATCTAAAACAGAACAAACTCTTTTTGATTTCAAACAAGGCTTTACAAGATTAGATGGAAAAGGAGAATTCGATGAAGCTAGTTTTAGTAAGATAATCAAAACTCTTACTGCTATGGCTAATCATTCTTGTAGTGCAGTTGGATATATATGTGTTGGGGTAGCTGATAACGAAGCTGATGCGAAAAGAATAGAGAATTTATATTCTATTAAGAATGTTGAATACAATAAATTTAAAATTACAGGTATAGGTCATGAAGCTACGAGACTTAAAGGTAATCTTGATAATTTTTTCAAATGGTTGATACAAAAAGTTAAATCTCAACCTATTGAGCAAGCAGTAAAAGATAATATTGGCACAAACATTAAGATTGTTAATTATTACAGCAAAGATGTTGTAGTATTTTCTATAAAGGGTGGTAAAGCTCCTGTAATGTATGACAATAGGTATTATCAGCGAATTGGTGCAAACGTTGAAGAAGTTGAACCAGCAGGATACTTAGAGTTTTTTCTTAAATTTTCTTAA
- a CDS encoding type II toxin-antitoxin system PemK/MazF family toxin, translating into MNRGEIWLVNLDPTIGKEINKTRPCVIVNDNAIGILPLKVIVPITDWKERFAIRPWMIKVEPNTENSLVKVSAIDTFQIRSVSETRLIKQLGKLSDTQMELVSQALAIVLSIV; encoded by the coding sequence ATGAATAGAGGTGAAATCTGGTTAGTTAATTTAGATCCAACAATTGGTAAGGAAATTAATAAAACTCGTCCTTGTGTCATAGTAAATGATAATGCCATCGGTATTTTACCTTTGAAGGTAATTGTACCAATAACCGACTGGAAGGAAAGGTTTGCAATTCGTCCTTGGATGATTAAAGTTGAACCAAATACTGAAAATAGTTTGGTAAAAGTGTCTGCGATTGATACGTTTCAAATTCGCTCTGTTTCTGAAACGAGATTAATCAAACAGTTGGGAAAACTTTCAGATACACAAATGGAATTAGTTTCACAAGCATTAGCTATCGTTTTAAGCATTGTTTAA